A window of the Phaseolus vulgaris cultivar G19833 chromosome 5, P. vulgaris v2.0, whole genome shotgun sequence genome harbors these coding sequences:
- the LOC137835666 gene encoding DNA repair protein RAD5A, which produces MGSKVGDHHLSTVRSVVGSEFSDMEIIRALHMAKNDVNAAINIIFDTPTATRFNPTPPNNQRVSPPKPSPSTPITAKPSFSEQRSFDNNNNSDDWWFVSCGEMTGLSTCKGRTLNTGETVIFKFPIKLSSPSPGRGFGRAAACSEIVRFSTEQAGEIGRIPNEWARCLLPLVRDHKVKIEGKCKFAPQVLGIMDSIILSVSVFINSSMFSKHHQVSLKDAANSTDESVFHPLPTLFRLLGLNPFKKAELTPGDFYSNKRPLSERVTLPRAKFEHPSQNGHENDNEDSISEIEVENIVGVGSSAELEEMEPPANLQCDLRPYQKQALYWMIQMEKGQCMDETATTLHPCWEAYRLVDKRELIVYLNAFSGEATIEFPSTLQMARGGILADAMGLGKTIMTISLLVAHSRKGESVSNQPITKSCTEGGEVSDTVHTFSNIPKKATKFSGFDKPTKQRNSLTSGGNLIICPMTLLGQWKAEIETHVHPGSLSLYVHYGQSRQKDAKSLAQSDIVITTYGILSSEFSSENADDNGGLFSIRWFRVVLDEAHTIKSSKSQVSVAAAALSADRRWCLTGTPIQNSLEDIYSLLRFLRIEPWGHWAWWNKLIQKPFEGGDERGFKLVQSILKAIMLRRTKHSTDREGKPILVLPPADMQITYCEQTEAEKDFYGALFKRSKVKFDQYVEQGRVLHNYASILELLLRLRQCCDHPFLVMSRGDTQEFADLSKLAKRFLRGTYNTSDGEVKEAPSLAYVQEVVEELRKGEQGECPICLEAFEDAVLTPCAHRLCRECLLASFRNATSGLCPVCRKAVSRQDLITAPTDNRFQVDIEKNWVESCKVTALLNELKNLCSSGSKSIVFSQWTAFLDLLQIPFTRNNISFVRLDGTLNLQQREKVIKQFSEDSTTLVLLMSLKAGGVGINLTAASNAFVMDPWWNPAVEEQAVMRIHRIGQTKKVSITRFIVKGTVEERMEAVQARKQRMISGALTDQEVRSARIEELKMLFT; this is translated from the exons ATGGGGAGCAAGGTCGGCGATCACCACTTGTCCACAGTGAGATCCGTCGTGGGTTCAGAATTCTCCGACATGGAAATCATCAGAGCACTCCACATGGCAAAAAACGACGTCAATGCCGCCATCAACATCATCTTCGATACTCCCACCGCCACAAGATTCAATCCCACGCCCCCCAACAATCAACGTGTTTCTCCTCCCAAACCCTCCCCTTCCACTCCTATCACTGCCAAGCCTAGCTTCAGTGAACAACGCAGCTtcgataataataataacagtgATGATTGGTGGTTTGTGAGTTGCGGAGAAATGACGGGTTTGTCCACGTGTAAAGGGAGGACTCTAAACACCGGCGAGACCGTGATTTTCAAGTTTCCGATCAAGTTATCCTCGCCCTCTCCGGGGAGGGGGTTTGGACGGGCTGCGGCGTGTTCGGAGATAGTTCGTTTCTCCACTGAACAAGCTGGGGAG ATTGGTAGAATACCGAACGAATGGGCTCGGTGTCTTTTGCCTCTCGTGAGGGATCATAAGGTTAAGATTGAGGGGAAGTGCAAATTTGCTCCTCAAGTTTTGGGCATCATGGACTCCATTATTTTGTCAGTGAG TGTATTTATAAATAGTTCAATGTTTAGTAAGCATCACCAGGTTTCTCTCAAGGATGCTGCCAACTCGACTGATGAATCAGTGTTTCATCCACTACCAACACTGTTTCGGTTGCTGGGTTTAAACCCTTTTAAAAAG GCAGAGTTAACTCCAGGCGATTTCTATTCCAACAAGCGTCCTCTCAGTGAAAGG GTAACATTACCACGTGCCAAGTTTGAGCACCCTTCTCAAAATGGCCATGAGAATGACAATGAGGATTCTATTTCTGAAATTGAGGTTGAGAATATTGTTGGTGTTGGATCAAGCGCAGAGTTAGAG GAAATGGAACCCCCTGCTAATCTTCAGTGCGATCTACGGCCTTATCAAAAGCAGGCGCTTTATTGGATGATCCAGATGGAGAAGGGACAATGCATGGATGAGACAGCAACAACCCTCCATCCATGTTGGGAGGCATATCGCCTGGTTGACAA GAGGGAGCTTATTGTTTACTTGAATGCATTTTCTGGTGAAGCTACAATTGAATTTCCCAGCACCCTTCAAATGGCCAGAGGAGGA ATTTTGGCGGATGCTATGGGGCTTGGAAAGACCATCATGACCATATCCCTTCTAGTTGCCCATTCACGAAAGGGTGAATCAGTAAGCAATCAACCCATAACCAAGTCCTGTACTGAAGGAGGTGAAGTTAGTGATACAGTGCATACTTTTTCAAACATACCCAAGAAGGCAACCAAATTTTCTGGTTTTGATAAACCAACGAAGCAAAGGAATTCTCTAACAAGCGGTGGCAACTTGATAATATGTCCGATGACTCTTCTTGGGCAATGGAAG GCAGAGATTGAAACTCATGTGCATCCTGGGTCTCTGTCTCTATATGTTCACTATGGACAAAGTAGGCAAAAAGATGCAAAAAGTCTGGCTCAGAGTGATATTGTAATTACTACATATGGAATTTTGTCCTCTGAATTTTCAAGCGAG AATGCAGATGATAATGGTGGACTCTTCTCAATTCGGTGGTTTAGAGTTGTTCTTGATGAAGCACATACCATAAAATCTTCTAAAAGCCAAGTTTCTGTTGCAGCTGCTGCTCTAAGTGCTGACAGACGTTGGTGTCTAACAGGCACCCCAATTCAG AACAGCCTTGAGGATATTTACAGTCTTCTGCGGTTTCTGAGAATAGAGCCTTGGGGTCATTGGGCCTG GTGGAACAAACTTATTCAGAAACCATTCGAGGGTGGCGATGAAAGAGGGTTCAAGTTAGTTCAATCAATTTTGAAGGCAATTATGTTGAGGAGAACCAAACATAGCACAGATCGAGAGGGCAA GCCCATTTTAGTTCTGCCTCCAGCTGATATGCAGATAACTTACTGTGAACAGACAGAAGCTGAAAAGGACTTTTACGGAGCTCTATTCAAAAGATCTAAG GTAAAGTTTGATCAGTACGTTGAGCAAGGACGTGTTCTTCATAATTACGCTTCAATATTGGAGTTACTTTTACGTCTTCGGCAATGTTGCGATCATCCATTCCTTGTAATGAG TCGAGGTGATACTCAAGAATTTGCGGATCTAAGCAAACTCGCTAAGCGCTTCCTTAGAGGAACATATAATACTTCAGATGGTGAAGTAAAAGAGGCACCTTCACTGGCGTATGTTCAAGAAGTTGTGGAAGAGCTACGTAAAGGGGAGCAAGGAGAGTGTCCAATATGCCTTGAAGCATTTGAAGATGCAGTGTTGACGCCTTGTGCTCACCGATTATGCCGGGAATGCCTCTTGGCAAGTTTCCGAAATGCTACTTCTGGCCTATGTCCTGTTTGTAG GAAAGCAGTCAGCAGGCAGGATCTAATCACTGCCCCTACTGATAATCGGTTTCAGGTGGATATTGAGAAGAACTGGGTAGAGTCGTGCAAGGTGACTGCTCTTTTGAATGAACTTAAAAACCTTTGCTCATCAGGCTCCAAAAGCATTGTTTTCAGCCAGTGGACTGCTTTTCTGGACCTCTTGCAGATCCCTTTCACTCG GAATAACATTTCATTTGTTCGTCTTGATGGGACTCTGAATCTGCAGCAGCGGGAGAAAGTAATCAAGCAATTTTCAGAGGACAGCACCACTCTG GTGTTGTTAATGTCACTAAAAGCTGGTGGAGTGGGTATAAATCTAACTGCAGCTTCTAATGCTTTTGTCATG GACCCATGGTGGAATCCAGCTGTTGAGGAACAAGCTGTTATGCGTATTCATCGCATTGGACAAACAAAGAAGGTGTCCATTACACGGTTTATTGTGAAG GGGACCGTTGAGGAGAGAATGGAAGCAGTACAAGCACGTAAACAACGAATGATTTCTGGTGCCTTGACTGATCAAGAAGTACGAAGTGCACGAATTGAGGAGTTAAAGATGCTTTTTACTTAG